Proteins encoded within one genomic window of Thermoleophilaceae bacterium:
- a CDS encoding TetR/AcrR family transcriptional regulator, which produces MSEMASRGGRAKRADAQRSIARVLDAALTLLPDRPDASMGDIARAAGVARQTVYAHFDSRESLLVAVAGRALEQAVEAIDAAEPDTGPPAAALERLTRAWWDTVQRRARVLHALAGAFPHAEGIHDFHTPILSRVERLVRRGRRSGDFASDVPVGWLATSFLAVMHAAADDVAAGRMKAEAAGDALERTVPRLFGVRC; this is translated from the coding sequence ATGTCCGAGATGGCATCGCGAGGAGGGCGGGCCAAGCGCGCCGACGCTCAGCGCAGCATCGCCAGGGTCCTGGACGCCGCCCTCACCCTTCTGCCCGACCGGCCCGACGCGAGCATGGGCGACATCGCCCGCGCGGCCGGGGTGGCGAGGCAGACCGTGTACGCGCACTTCGACTCGCGCGAGAGCCTGCTCGTGGCGGTGGCGGGCCGGGCGCTCGAGCAGGCGGTGGAGGCCATCGACGCCGCCGAGCCGGACACCGGGCCGCCCGCGGCAGCACTCGAGCGCCTCACCCGCGCCTGGTGGGACACGGTGCAGCGCCGCGCGCGTGTGCTGCACGCCCTCGCCGGCGCCTTCCCTCACGCCGAGGGCATCCACGACTTCCACACCCCCATCCTCAGCCGCGTCGAGCGGCTCGTCCGCCGCGGGCGGCGCTCCGGCGACTTCGCGAGCGACGTGCCGGTGGGCTGGCTCGCCACGAGCTTCCTTGCCGTCATGCACGCGGCCGCGGACGACGTCGCCGCCGGGCGCATGAAGGCCGAGGCAGCCGGCGACGCGCTCGAGCGCACCGTTCCGCGCCTCTTCGGCGTGCGCTGCTGA